One Gloeothece verrucosa PCC 7822 DNA window includes the following coding sequences:
- a CDS encoding bifunctional nuclease family protein produces MIEMKVAGIALDAITRSPIVLLKDGSDRRALPIYIGQDQAKAIIGALEQQKPPRPLTHDLIVNIIEAWQMELERIIIHALQDNTFYAILCLKIGDKTKEIDCRPSDAIAIALRTGSPIWVMEEVIADASIPVDRDADEEERRAFKEFLSNLRPEDLIQRGGANPDES; encoded by the coding sequence ATGATCGAAATGAAAGTTGCTGGAATTGCCTTGGATGCCATCACCCGCAGTCCCATAGTTTTGCTGAAAGATGGCTCAGATCGTCGTGCCTTACCTATATATATTGGGCAAGATCAAGCTAAGGCAATTATTGGAGCTTTAGAACAACAAAAACCCCCTCGTCCATTAACTCACGATTTGATTGTTAATATTATAGAAGCCTGGCAAATGGAACTAGAACGTATTATCATTCACGCTTTACAAGATAATACGTTTTATGCGATTTTGTGTCTAAAAATCGGCGACAAAACCAAAGAAATTGATTGTCGTCCCAGTGATGCTATCGCTATTGCTCTGCGTACAGGAAGTCCCATCTGGGTTATGGAAGAAGTGATTGCTGATGCTTCTATTCCGGTAGATAGGGATGCTGATGAAGAAGAAAGACGAGCCTTTAAAGAGTTTCTTTCTAATTTACGTCCTGAAGACCTTATTCAACGGGGAGGAGCAAATCCTGATGAATCCTAA
- the ribE gene encoding riboflavin synthase produces MFTGLIQGLGTIETLSQDRFTLSVCKSASHSILSDLEIGDSVAVDGVCLTVEEILFNGFIATASPETLQRTTLGRRSQAAEYVNLEPSLRVGNKLGGHFVSGHVDGLGCLAEAISREKAWELTFCSPSFLLEQWQSYIARYLVQKGSISVNGISLTIADCDAQRNWFKVSVIPHTYTETNLSYLNPGDLVNLECDILGKYVEQLLSYPSAKKDKNTQISLDFLTENGYL; encoded by the coding sequence GTGTTTACAGGATTAATACAAGGTTTAGGTACTATTGAGACCCTCTCTCAAGATCGTTTTACCCTCTCAGTATGCAAGAGTGCCAGTCATTCTATTTTATCCGATTTAGAGATCGGCGATAGTGTAGCCGTCGATGGCGTTTGTCTCACCGTAGAAGAAATACTTTTTAATGGGTTTATCGCCACAGCTTCTCCTGAAACTTTACAACGAACCACATTAGGAAGACGTTCTCAAGCGGCAGAGTATGTTAATCTAGAACCCTCTCTGCGAGTAGGAAATAAACTTGGTGGGCATTTTGTTAGTGGTCATGTGGATGGTTTAGGTTGTTTAGCTGAAGCAATCTCTAGAGAAAAAGCTTGGGAATTAACTTTTTGTTCTCCCTCATTTTTATTGGAACAATGGCAAAGCTATATTGCTCGTTATTTAGTCCAAAAAGGCAGTATTTCCGTAAATGGAATTAGTTTGACCATCGCCGATTGTGATGCTCAAAGAAATTGGTTTAAAGTTTCTGTGATCCCTCATACTTATACAGAGACTAATCTCTCTTATCTTAACCCAGGAGATTTAGTTAATTTAGAATGTGATATTTTGGGAAAATATGTAGAGCAATTGCTCTCTTATCCTTCAGCTAAAAAGGATAAAAATACACAAATTTCTCTAGATTTTTTAACAGAAAATGGTTACTTATAG
- a CDS encoding pentapeptide repeat-containing protein produces the protein MSDSTQIKLLKENVLLWNQWRQQNHFVIPDLSGANLRQVNLSEANLSGANLSKADLSGANLHKAQLRKANLQQAQLKQTNLSEADLIQANLSQAILTDANLSKAYLSLADLSGADLREANLYKAYLLEACLRETRLERAKLLRADLQKAILIKTQLSEANLEKANLTQAVVQDIIAFKTNFREVKLIKATLSNWTINQETELEGMITDSESSKPEEQKSFAEISLKNLISSDVNQSYQQSKWVSRTFPTRLNNNPLSENPQESPHSQELAQHKLRAERLKNLIS, from the coding sequence ATGAGTGATAGTACACAGATAAAACTTTTAAAAGAAAATGTCCTGTTATGGAATCAATGGCGACAACAAAATCACTTTGTTATCCCTGATTTAAGTGGCGCAAATCTAAGACAAGTTAATTTAAGTGAAGCTAATTTAAGTGGAGCTAACTTAAGTAAAGCTGATTTAAGTGGAGCTAATCTGCATAAAGCTCAGTTGAGAAAAGCCAACTTACAACAAGCGCAATTAAAACAGACTAATTTGTCTGAAGCGGACCTCATTCAAGCTAATCTATCCCAAGCCATATTGACTGATGCGAATTTGAGCAAAGCTTATTTAAGTTTGGCTGATCTAAGTGGAGCCGATCTCAGGGAAGCCAATTTATACAAAGCCTATTTATTGGAAGCTTGCTTAAGAGAAACCCGCCTAGAAAGGGCTAAGTTGCTCCGAGCAGATTTACAAAAAGCAATTCTGATTAAAACTCAATTGAGCGAAGCCAATTTAGAAAAAGCTAACCTAACTCAAGCAGTGGTACAAGATATTATCGCCTTCAAGACGAACTTTAGAGAAGTCAAATTAATCAAAGCCACCTTATCTAACTGGACAATTAACCAAGAAACCGAATTAGAAGGCATGATCACCGACAGCGAATCTTCAAAACCTGAAGAACAAAAATCCTTTGCTGAGATTTCTTTGAAAAATTTAATCTCCAGTGACGTTAATCAAAGCTATCAACAATCCAAATGGGTTTCACGAACTTTTCCAACCCGCTTGAATAATAACCCATTATCAGAAAACCCCCAAGAATCTCCCCATAGCCAAGAATTGGCTCAACATAAATTAAGGGCTGAAAGATTAAAAAACCTAATTAGTTAA
- the lpdA gene encoding dihydrolipoyl dehydrogenase: MSDQFDYDLVIIGAGVGGHGAALHAVKCGLKTAIIEAKDMGGTCVNRGCIPSKALLAASGRVRELRDTDHLKSLGININGIDYDQQAIANHANNLVDKIRGDLTNSLKRLKVETIRGWGKLVDVQKVSVITDNGEKILTARDILFCPGSNPFVPPGITVDHQTVFTSDEAVKLANLPQWIAIIGSGYIGLEFSDIYTALGCEVTMIEALDTLMPGFDPEISKLAERILIKSRDIETYVGTLAKTVKPGSPVVIELADAKTKEIIDTIEVDACLVATGRVPATKNLGLETIGVELDRRGFIPVNDKMAVLRDGEPVPHLWAVGDATGKMMLAHAASGQGVVAVENICGREKTIDYRSIPAAAFTHPEISYVGFTEPAARELGEQEGFEVATAKTYFKGNSKALAEGETEGMAKVVYRKDNGEVLGVHIIGIHASDLIQEAANAIATRSSVQNLAFNVHTHPTLSEVLDEAYKRAEVALP, encoded by the coding sequence ATGAGTGACCAGTTTGATTATGATTTAGTGATTATAGGTGCAGGAGTAGGAGGACATGGAGCCGCTCTACATGCGGTAAAATGTGGGCTGAAAACGGCTATCATTGAAGCAAAAGATATGGGGGGAACTTGTGTTAACCGAGGTTGTATCCCCTCAAAAGCCCTATTAGCCGCATCCGGACGAGTCAGAGAGTTAAGAGATACTGATCATCTCAAGAGTTTGGGAATTAACATTAATGGAATTGATTATGATCAACAAGCTATCGCCAATCATGCCAATAATTTAGTCGATAAAATTCGAGGAGATCTCACCAACAGTCTCAAACGTCTTAAGGTAGAGACAATTCGCGGTTGGGGAAAATTGGTAGATGTGCAAAAAGTAAGTGTTATTACGGATAACGGCGAAAAAATTCTCACCGCCCGAGATATATTATTCTGTCCGGGATCTAATCCTTTTGTTCCCCCAGGAATCACGGTAGATCATCAAACGGTTTTCACCAGTGACGAAGCGGTCAAATTAGCCAATTTACCCCAGTGGATCGCGATAATTGGAAGCGGCTATATAGGATTAGAATTCTCTGATATTTACACCGCCCTAGGCTGTGAAGTGACCATGATCGAAGCCCTAGATACCCTAATGCCAGGATTCGATCCAGAAATTTCTAAGTTAGCTGAAAGAATTTTAATTAAATCCCGTGATATTGAAACTTATGTCGGAACTTTGGCGAAAACAGTCAAGCCGGGTTCTCCTGTGGTGATTGAACTGGCAGATGCGAAAACCAAAGAAATTATCGATACCATTGAGGTAGACGCTTGTTTAGTGGCCACAGGGCGGGTTCCTGCCACGAAAAACTTAGGCTTAGAAACCATTGGGGTAGAACTCGATCGGCGTGGGTTTATCCCGGTGAATGACAAAATGGCGGTTCTTCGAGACGGTGAACCGGTTCCCCATCTCTGGGCCGTGGGAGATGCAACGGGTAAAATGATGTTAGCTCATGCCGCTTCAGGACAAGGGGTTGTGGCAGTAGAAAATATCTGTGGACGCGAGAAAACTATTGACTATCGCAGTATCCCGGCAGCCGCTTTTACCCATCCAGAAATTAGCTATGTCGGCTTTACTGAACCAGCAGCGCGAGAATTAGGCGAACAGGAAGGTTTTGAAGTGGCTACGGCTAAAACCTATTTTAAAGGCAATTCTAAAGCCTTAGCCGAAGGAGAAACCGAAGGGATGGCTAAAGTTGTCTATCGTAAAGACAATGGCGAAGTGTTGGGTGTTCATATTATTGGAATTCATGCTTCTGACTTAATTCAAGAGGCGGCTAATGCTATCGCGACTCGTTCCTCTGTGCAAAATCTCGCCTTTAATGTTCATACCCATCCGACTCTCAGTGAAGTCCTAGATGAGGCTTATAAACGCGCAGAAGTTGCACTACCTTAA
- the pap gene encoding polyphosphate:AMP phosphotransferase, with protein sequence MLNTLDLELTLDKETYKSQIEDLMRQLCSLQQTCWEQKLPVIVVLEGWAAAGKGSLVKKIVNYMDPRGFAVHPILNPSPQEERFPFLWRFWHKLPAKGSIGFFYHSWYTHILEDRLFKRLPDALAPSVMRDINAFERQLVDDGAAIAKFWIHLSRKELKSRLKKYETDELESWRVRPEDWQQAKNYDQYAALAEEMITYTSTGSAPWTLVEGNCQRYARIKVLSQLVATIVQALDQLKNSPKSHSTLAPQQELLSTEPDFLAKVDLNLCLDKENYKQRLRQAQVELRKLQLSVFKTNIPVLVIFEGWDAAGKGGAIKRLTDTLDPRSYKVNSFAAPTTEELQHHYLWRFWRHLPGARTIGIFDRSWYGRVLVERIEGFATEIEWRRSYQEINEFEAQLTDSGYVLVKFWLHISQDEQLLRFEERKNNPFKQYKLTEEDWRNREQWNLYYVAVNQMIARTSTPAAPWTIIPGNDKYYARVKVLETVIEAIKAELKRRS encoded by the coding sequence ATGCTAAATACCCTTGATTTAGAGTTAACCCTTGATAAAGAAACCTACAAATCTCAGATAGAAGACTTAATGCGTCAGTTGTGTTCTTTACAACAGACTTGTTGGGAACAAAAACTGCCAGTGATTGTAGTTTTAGAAGGATGGGCAGCAGCCGGCAAAGGCTCTTTAGTCAAAAAAATCGTTAACTACATGGACCCTAGAGGTTTTGCGGTTCACCCGATATTAAATCCTTCGCCTCAAGAAGAACGTTTTCCTTTCCTCTGGCGTTTTTGGCATAAATTACCCGCCAAAGGCAGTATAGGATTTTTCTATCACAGTTGGTACACTCATATCTTAGAAGATCGCTTATTTAAACGCTTACCAGATGCTCTAGCCCCCTCTGTAATGAGAGATATTAATGCCTTTGAGCGTCAGTTAGTAGATGATGGGGCAGCGATCGCGAAATTTTGGATTCATCTGAGCCGCAAAGAATTAAAGAGCCGCTTAAAAAAATACGAAACCGATGAGTTAGAATCTTGGCGAGTGCGTCCGGAAGATTGGCAGCAAGCCAAAAATTATGATCAATATGCTGCCCTGGCTGAAGAAATGATCACCTATACCAGTACGGGATCAGCCCCCTGGACATTAGTCGAAGGAAACTGTCAGCGCTATGCTCGAATTAAAGTGTTATCGCAGTTAGTCGCCACCATTGTTCAAGCCCTAGATCAACTCAAAAATAGCCCCAAGAGTCATAGCACCCTAGCACCTCAACAAGAACTACTCTCTACAGAACCGGATTTTCTGGCCAAGGTAGATCTAAACTTATGTTTAGACAAAGAAAATTACAAACAACGGTTACGACAGGCACAAGTAGAATTACGTAAACTACAACTGAGTGTCTTTAAAACCAATATCCCTGTATTAGTGATTTTTGAAGGATGGGATGCTGCCGGCAAAGGAGGAGCCATTAAACGCTTGACAGACACCTTAGATCCTCGCAGTTATAAAGTAAATAGTTTTGCCGCTCCCACCACTGAAGAATTACAACATCATTATCTGTGGCGTTTCTGGCGACACCTTCCAGGAGCAAGAACCATCGGGATTTTTGACCGCAGTTGGTATGGACGAGTTTTAGTCGAAAGAATAGAAGGCTTTGCTACAGAAATCGAGTGGAGAAGGTCTTATCAAGAAATCAATGAATTTGAAGCCCAACTGACAGATTCAGGCTATGTTCTCGTAAAGTTTTGGCTTCATATCAGCCAAGATGAGCAACTGCTACGCTTTGAAGAACGAAAAAATAATCCCTTTAAGCAATATAAACTAACCGAAGAAGATTGGCGCAATCGAGAGCAATGGAATTTATATTATGTGGCTGTCAATCAAATGATTGCTCGTACTAGCACACCGGCTGCACCTTGGACGATTATTCCAGGGAATGATAAATATTATGCACGAGTTAAAGTTTTAGAAACCGTAATTGAGGCGATTAAAGCCGAACTAAAGAGAAGGAGTTAA
- a CDS encoding cell division protein SepF: MVHHSPINPIVPNFKDSEIVVLELHSEKDTEQALSILRQRKPVILKLTRLKPEKAQRVVDWMAGGTYAIDGRTVWIGEQTFLFVPSSVEVVSSKKKPSSISPRLAIN, encoded by the coding sequence ATGGTTCATCACTCCCCTATCAACCCAATTGTTCCGAATTTTAAAGATTCTGAGATTGTTGTTTTAGAACTTCACTCAGAAAAAGACACAGAGCAAGCACTCTCGATTTTGCGGCAACGCAAACCCGTAATTTTAAAGCTAACTCGACTCAAGCCAGAAAAAGCCCAGCGAGTAGTAGACTGGATGGCTGGCGGAACTTATGCAATTGATGGTCGAACCGTCTGGATTGGTGAACAGACTTTTCTGTTTGTCCCTAGTTCGGTTGAGGTGGTATCATCTAAGAAAAAACCTTCCTCAATCTCTCCTCGTTTAGCGATCAACTAA